From one Pseudomonas sp. S35 genomic stretch:
- the mutY gene encoding A/G-specific adenine glycosylase gives MRNEQFSTAVLDWYDRHGRHDLPWQQGITPYRVWVSEIMLQQTQVSTVLNYFDRFMASLPTVEALAAAPEDEVLHLWTGLGYYTRARNLQKTAKIVVAEYGGEFPRDVEKLTELPGIGLSTAGAIASLSMGLRAPILDGNVKRVLARFTAQEGYPGEPKVAKQLWATAERFTPHDRVNAYTQAMMDMGATLCTRSKPSCLLCPLEKGCEAHMLGLETRYPIPKPRKTIPQKRTLMPMLANAEGAILLYRRPSTGLWGGLWSLPELDDLQDLEHLANQHALELGKHQALPGLIHTFSHFQLAIEPWLVQVEESAHHVAEADWLWYNLATPPRLGLAAPVKKLLKRAAEVLNAGVSS, from the coding sequence ATGAGAAACGAGCAGTTTTCAACGGCGGTGCTCGACTGGTACGACCGCCACGGTCGCCATGACCTGCCCTGGCAACAGGGCATCACGCCTTACCGGGTGTGGGTATCGGAGATCATGTTGCAACAGACCCAAGTCAGCACCGTGCTCAATTACTTCGACCGTTTCATGGCGTCTTTGCCAACGGTCGAAGCCTTGGCTGCTGCGCCTGAAGACGAAGTGCTGCACCTGTGGACCGGGCTGGGCTACTACACCCGGGCGCGCAACCTGCAAAAGACCGCGAAGATCGTGGTGGCCGAGTATGGTGGCGAGTTTCCCAGGGATGTCGAAAAGCTCACCGAACTGCCCGGCATCGGCCTGTCCACCGCCGGGGCAATCGCCAGCCTGAGCATGGGCCTGCGCGCACCGATCCTGGACGGCAACGTCAAGCGCGTGCTGGCACGCTTTACCGCACAAGAGGGTTATCCAGGCGAGCCCAAGGTGGCCAAGCAGCTGTGGGCCACCGCAGAGCGTTTCACGCCCCATGACCGCGTCAACGCCTACACCCAGGCGATGATGGACATGGGCGCCACCCTCTGCACGCGCAGTAAACCCAGCTGCCTGCTGTGCCCCCTGGAAAAAGGCTGCGAAGCCCACATGCTCGGCCTGGAGACGCGCTACCCGATCCCCAAGCCGCGCAAGACCATCCCACAGAAGCGCACGCTGATGCCGATGTTGGCCAACGCCGAGGGCGCGATTCTGCTTTATCGGCGCCCGTCCACAGGCCTGTGGGGCGGTTTGTGGAGCCTGCCCGAACTCGACGACCTGCAAGACCTTGAACACCTGGCCAACCAGCACGCGCTGGAGTTGGGCAAGCACCAGGCACTGCCGGGGCTGATCCACACCTTCAGCCACTTCCAACTGGCCATCGAACCCTGGCTGGTCCAAGTCGAGGAATCCGCCCATCACGTGGCCGAGGCCGACTGGCTCTGGTATAACCTCGCCACCCCGCCGCGCCTGGGCCTTGCCGCCCCGGTCAAGAAACTGCTGAAGCGCGCGGCTGAAGTATTGAACGCAGGAGTGTCGTCATGA
- a CDS encoding DUF2164 domain-containing protein has protein sequence MARKPKQPVLSLTPEQESEATLKIKRFMEDRFELKLGSFEVAEILELFTTEVAPHYYNRAIFDAQTLLKERFESIESDLWSLEKP, from the coding sequence GTGGCCAGGAAGCCGAAGCAACCGGTCTTGAGCCTCACTCCCGAGCAGGAGAGTGAGGCTACGCTCAAGATCAAGCGCTTCATGGAGGATCGCTTCGAGCTCAAGCTGGGTTCGTTCGAGGTCGCTGAAATTCTCGAATTGTTCACTACCGAAGTGGCTCCACACTATTACAACAGGGCGATTTTCGACGCGCAGACGCTCCTTAAAGAAAGGTTCGAAAGCATCGAAAGCGACCTGTGGTCGCTTGAGAAACCCTGA
- the hisH gene encoding imidazole glycerol phosphate synthase subunit HisH, producing the protein MQTVAVIDYGMGNLHSVAKALEHVGAGKVLITSDANVIREADRVVFPGVGAIRDCMAEIRRLGFDSLVREVSQDRPFLGICVGMQALLDSSEENDGVDCIGLFPGQVKFFGKDLHEDGEHLKVPHMGWNEVRQTVDHPLWHEVPDMARFYFVHSYYIAAGKPGQVVGGGHYGVDFAAALAEGSRFAVQFHPEKSHTHGLQLLQNFAAWDGRW; encoded by the coding sequence ATGCAGACGGTCGCGGTTATCGATTACGGCATGGGTAACCTGCACTCGGTGGCCAAGGCCCTCGAGCACGTAGGGGCCGGCAAGGTGCTGATCACCAGCGATGCCAACGTGATTCGCGAAGCCGACCGCGTGGTCTTTCCCGGCGTGGGTGCGATTCGCGATTGCATGGCCGAGATCCGCCGCCTGGGCTTTGACAGCCTGGTGCGTGAAGTCAGCCAGGACCGTCCGTTCCTCGGCATCTGCGTGGGCATGCAAGCGTTGCTCGACAGCAGTGAAGAGAACGATGGCGTCGACTGCATCGGCCTGTTTCCCGGCCAGGTGAAGTTCTTCGGCAAAGACCTGCATGAAGATGGCGAACACCTGAAGGTCCCGCACATGGGCTGGAACGAAGTCCGCCAGACGGTGGATCACCCGCTGTGGCACGAAGTGCCCGACATGGCGCGTTTTTACTTCGTGCACAGCTACTACATTGCCGCCGGTAAACCGGGCCAGGTAGTGGGTGGCGGACACTACGGTGTGGATTTTGCCGCAGCGCTGGCAGAAGGGTCGCGCTTTGCCGTGCAGTTCCATCCGGAGAAGAGCCATACCCACGGCCTGCAATTGCTGCAGAACTTCGCCGCCTGGGACGGGCGCTGGTAA
- the hisB gene encoding imidazoleglycerol-phosphate dehydratase HisB yields the protein MAERKASVERDTLETQIKASINLDGTGKARFDIGVPFLEHMLDQIARHGLIDLDIVSKGDLHIDDHHTVEDVGITLGQAFAKAIGDKKGIRRYGHAYVPLDEALSRVVIDFSGRPGLQMHVPYTRATVGGFDVDLFQEFFQGFVNHALVSLHIDNLRGTNTHHQIETVFKAFGRALRMAVELDDRMAGQMPSTKGVL from the coding sequence ATGGCCGAACGTAAGGCGTCCGTCGAGCGCGACACTCTGGAAACCCAGATCAAAGCCTCGATCAACCTGGATGGCACCGGAAAGGCCCGATTTGATATCGGTGTACCTTTTCTTGAGCACATGCTGGACCAGATCGCCCGTCACGGGCTGATCGACCTGGATATCGTCAGCAAGGGCGACCTGCATATCGACGACCACCACACGGTGGAAGACGTAGGCATCACCCTCGGCCAGGCATTTGCCAAGGCCATCGGCGACAAAAAAGGCATCCGTCGCTACGGCCACGCCTATGTCCCGCTGGACGAAGCGCTGTCGCGCGTAGTCATCGACTTCTCCGGCCGCCCAGGCCTGCAGATGCACGTGCCCTACACCCGCGCCACCGTGGGCGGCTTCGACGTCGACCTGTTCCAGGAATTCTTCCAGGGCTTCGTCAACCACGCACTGGTCAGCCTGCACATCGACAACCTGCGCGGCACCAACACCCACCACCAGATCGAAACCGTGTTCAAGGCTTTCGGCCGCGCGCTGCGCATGGCGGTAGAGCTCGATGACCGCATGGCCGGGCAAATGCCCTCGACCAAGGGCGTCCTGTAA
- the hisA gene encoding 1-(5-phosphoribosyl)-5-[(5-phosphoribosylamino)methylideneamino]imidazole-4-carboxamide isomerase — MLIIPAIDLKDGACVRLRQGRMEDSTVFSDDPVSMAAKWVEGGCRRLHLVDLNGAFEGQPVNGEVVTAIAKRYPNLPIQIGGGIRSLETIEHYVKAGVSYVIIGTKAVKDPAFVAEACRAFPGKVIVGLDAKDGFVATDGWAEISTIQVIDLAKQFEADGVSAIVYTDIAKDGMMQGCNVPFTAALAAATKIPVIASGGIHNLGDIKSLLDAKAPGIIGAITGRAIYEGTLDVAEAQAYCDAYNG; from the coding sequence ATGCTGATTATCCCCGCTATCGATCTCAAGGACGGCGCCTGCGTCCGTCTGCGCCAAGGCCGTATGGAAGATTCCACCGTGTTCTCCGATGACCCGGTGAGCATGGCTGCCAAATGGGTGGAAGGGGGCTGCCGTCGTCTGCATCTGGTGGACTTGAACGGCGCCTTCGAAGGCCAGCCGGTCAATGGTGAAGTGGTCACTGCCATCGCCAAGCGCTACCCGAACCTGCCGATCCAGATCGGTGGCGGTATCCGCTCCCTGGAAACCATCGAGCATTACGTCAAGGCTGGCGTGAGCTACGTGATCATCGGCACCAAGGCCGTGAAAGACCCGGCCTTCGTTGCCGAAGCCTGCCGTGCGTTTCCTGGCAAGGTGATCGTGGGCCTGGACGCCAAGGACGGCTTCGTCGCCACCGACGGCTGGGCTGAAATCAGCACCATCCAGGTGATCGACCTGGCCAAGCAGTTCGAAGCCGACGGCGTATCCGCCATCGTTTATACCGATATCGCCAAAGACGGCATGATGCAGGGTTGCAACGTACCGTTCACCGCAGCGTTGGCGGCGGCGACGAAGATCCCGGTGATCGCGTCCGGCGGTATTCACAACCTGGGCGACATCAAGTCGCTGCTCGACGCCAAGGCCCCAGGGATCATCGGCGCCATCACCGGCCGTGCGATCTACGAAGGTACCCTGGACGTCGCCGAAGCCCAGGCTTACTGCGATGCCTACAACGGCTGA
- a CDS encoding OFA family MFS transporter, whose amino-acid sequence MSTSTAAGTTAAQPAFLSKERIIAKPGFNRWLVPPAALAIHLCIGMAYGFSVFWLPLSKALGITKPVACAPDMSFIAQVFSSQCDWPISMLGWIYTLFFIFLGCSAAIWGGWLEHAGPRKAGVVSALCWCGGLLISALGIYTHQIWLMWIGSGVIGGIGLGLGYISPVSTLIKWFPDKRGMATGMAIMGFGGGAMVGAPLAAALMGHFASPTSVGVWQSFLVMAAIYFVFMIGGALSYRVPPTGWKPEGWTAPAKKASNAMITHRHVHVNVAWKTPQFRLVWLVLCLNVSAGIGILGMASPLLQEVFGGKLLGVDVPFGQLDAGQLASIAAIAAGFTGLLSLFNIGGRFFWASFSDYLGRKNTYFVFFALGFALYALIPNLGHLGNVALFVAAFCIILSMYGGGFATVPAYLADLFGTQMVGAIHGRLLTAWAAAGVLGPVLVNYLREYQLSIGVERAAAYDITLYILAGLLVLGFICNMLVRPVADKYFMTDAELAAEQALGHDKGADATTSLEWKAASGSVPLAIAAWLVVGIPLAWGVWVTLQKTAVLFH is encoded by the coding sequence ATGAGCACTAGCACTGCGGCCGGGACTACCGCCGCACAGCCTGCGTTCCTGTCCAAGGAACGCATTATCGCCAAGCCCGGGTTCAACCGCTGGCTGGTTCCACCGGCCGCCCTGGCTATCCATCTCTGCATCGGCATGGCCTACGGCTTCTCGGTGTTCTGGCTGCCGCTGTCCAAGGCGCTGGGGATCACCAAGCCGGTGGCCTGCGCGCCGGACATGAGCTTTATCGCCCAAGTCTTCTCGTCCCAATGTGACTGGCCCATCTCCATGCTGGGCTGGATCTACACCTTGTTCTTCATCTTCCTGGGCTGCTCGGCAGCGATCTGGGGCGGCTGGCTGGAACATGCCGGGCCACGTAAGGCCGGTGTTGTATCGGCGTTGTGCTGGTGCGGCGGCCTGTTGATCTCGGCGTTGGGTATCTATACCCACCAGATCTGGCTGATGTGGATCGGTTCTGGGGTCATTGGTGGTATCGGCCTGGGCCTGGGCTATATCTCGCCCGTGTCGACCCTGATCAAGTGGTTCCCGGACAAGCGCGGCATGGCCACCGGTATGGCGATCATGGGCTTTGGTGGCGGTGCGATGGTGGGTGCGCCGCTGGCTGCAGCGCTGATGGGGCACTTCGCTTCGCCGACCAGCGTGGGCGTGTGGCAGAGCTTCCTGGTAATGGCCGCGATCTACTTCGTGTTCATGATCGGCGGCGCGCTGTCCTACCGTGTACCACCGACCGGCTGGAAGCCTGAGGGCTGGACCGCTCCGGCGAAAAAAGCCAGCAACGCGATGATCACCCACCGTCACGTGCATGTGAACGTGGCGTGGAAAACCCCGCAATTTCGCCTGGTGTGGCTGGTGTTGTGCCTGAACGTGTCGGCCGGTATCGGCATCCTCGGCATGGCTTCGCCACTGTTGCAGGAAGTGTTCGGTGGCAAGTTGCTGGGTGTGGATGTGCCGTTCGGCCAACTGGATGCCGGGCAACTGGCGTCGATCGCGGCCATCGCGGCAGGCTTTACCGGTTTGCTGAGCCTGTTCAACATCGGTGGTCGTTTCTTCTGGGCGTCGTTCTCCGACTACCTGGGCCGTAAAAACACCTACTTCGTGTTCTTCGCCCTGGGTTTTGCCCTGTACGCACTGATCCCGAACCTGGGGCACCTGGGTAACGTGGCACTGTTCGTGGCGGCGTTCTGCATCATCCTGTCGATGTACGGCGGTGGTTTTGCGACGGTTCCTGCGTACCTGGCCGACCTGTTCGGCACCCAGATGGTCGGTGCGATCCACGGTCGCCTGCTGACCGCGTGGGCTGCGGCTGGGGTGCTGGGCCCGGTGTTGGTCAACTACCTGCGTGAATACCAACTGAGCATCGGCGTTGAACGCGCTGCGGCCTACGACATCACCTTGTATATCCTCGCGGGTCTTTTGGTGCTGGGCTTTATCTGCAACATGCTGGTTCGCCCGGTGGCTGACAAGTACTTCATGACCGACGCCGAACTGGCTGCTGAGCAAGCGCTGGGCCATGACAAGGGCGCCGATGCCACCACTTCCCTGGAGTGGAAAGCCGCGTCCGGCAGCGTGCCGTTGGCGATTGCCGCCTGGCTGGTGGTGGGTATTCCGTTGGCGTGGGGTGTGTGGGTGACCCTGCAGAAGACGGCGGTATTGTTCCACTAA
- a CDS encoding glycosyltransferase family 39 protein, translating to MDHRSRFRLESLGIFVFALVLFTFGIWDQQPQGFDGRWALFLQEMFRHGASFFPTTYGQPYADYPGTATFLSFVFARLFGAPNHLANVLPTALASAGVVALIYRLLVPSSRQWALLTVLLTLLTTQFLDKSRSVCLDQMVALLCVASVYLLHSGGRWRQLAVYPLFILGFAIRGPLGLIEVCGVVCVYWALGRPGDRVKQVLIHGIVGLVLLAACWWLLVKLARISGGDAFADEVFRMQVGGRLDESGEPFYFYFQLSLYRYFPVVPLALATLIALRHRWIERFDADVQWVVRLGACGLMILLGLSVPHFKRAYYILPMVPMFAAVAAYGLLQAQSWLIGVRRCYEGLVAALPALCVVVVVVCRHGWQKHGYWPDVSLPLLIGVLVILQLAAVIAWRRAARLVVLSLIALAAQWLLLVAVVEPAKDLQFDTRTFVSQVEVLRNAQPGPLVFINLGRDTWAVRYMMNLDHDELPVFIGSHELERLAAIPRPAWVIVARKESALLQGTPLEPLAPVFSGRLNDNPLLVFLLK from the coding sequence ATGGATCACCGCAGCCGTTTTCGCCTGGAGTCCCTGGGCATCTTTGTGTTTGCCTTGGTGTTGTTCACTTTTGGGATCTGGGATCAACAGCCCCAAGGGTTTGACGGACGCTGGGCGCTGTTCCTGCAAGAAATGTTTCGCCACGGCGCGAGCTTTTTCCCCACGACCTATGGTCAGCCCTACGCGGATTACCCTGGCACCGCGACCTTCCTCAGTTTTGTATTTGCCCGCCTGTTCGGTGCGCCCAACCACCTGGCAAACGTGCTGCCCACCGCCCTGGCGTCCGCTGGGGTAGTTGCCCTGATCTATCGCTTGCTGGTCCCGTCGAGCCGGCAGTGGGCGCTGCTCACGGTGTTGTTGACGTTGCTGACCACCCAGTTTCTGGATAAGTCCCGCTCGGTGTGCCTGGACCAGATGGTGGCGTTGCTTTGTGTCGCCAGCGTTTACCTGCTGCACAGCGGCGGTCGCTGGAGACAACTTGCGGTGTACCCGTTGTTTATCCTGGGCTTTGCGATTCGAGGGCCACTGGGGTTGATCGAGGTCTGCGGCGTGGTCTGCGTGTATTGGGCGCTGGGCAGGCCGGGGGACCGGGTCAAGCAGGTGTTGATTCACGGCATTGTGGGTCTGGTGTTACTGGCTGCCTGCTGGTGGTTGTTGGTGAAACTGGCGCGCATCAGCGGTGGCGACGCGTTCGCCGACGAGGTGTTCAGGATGCAGGTGGGCGGGCGCCTGGATGAAAGTGGCGAGCCGTTTTATTTCTACTTCCAGCTGAGTTTGTATCGCTATTTTCCTGTGGTGCCGCTGGCCCTGGCCACGTTGATTGCGCTGCGTCATCGCTGGATAGAGCGGTTTGACGCAGATGTGCAGTGGGTGGTGCGCCTCGGCGCCTGCGGTTTGATGATCCTGCTCGGTTTGTCGGTACCGCACTTCAAGCGCGCTTACTACATTCTGCCGATGGTGCCGATGTTTGCTGCTGTTGCCGCCTATGGGCTGCTCCAGGCGCAAAGTTGGCTGATTGGCGTGCGCAGGTGCTACGAAGGCCTTGTCGCGGCGCTACCGGCGTTGTGCGTGGTTGTGGTGGTTGTCTGCCGGCACGGGTGGCAGAAGCACGGCTATTGGCCGGATGTTTCGTTGCCGCTGCTGATTGGCGTGCTGGTGATCTTGCAACTGGCCGCAGTGATTGCCTGGCGCAGGGCGGCGCGGTTGGTGGTGCTCAGCCTGATCGCGTTAGCGGCGCAATGGTTGCTGCTAGTGGCCGTGGTGGAACCGGCCAAGGATCTGCAGTTCGATACCCGCACATTTGTCAGCCAGGTAGAGGTGTTGCGCAACGCGCAGCCTGGGCCCTTGGTGTTTATCAATCTGGGCCGGGATACCTGGGCGGTGCGCTACATGATGAACCTGGATCACGATGAGCTGCCGGTGTTTATCGGTAGTCATGAGCTTGAGCGCTTGGCGGCGATACCGCGGCCGGCTTGGGTGATTGTGGCGCGCAAGGAAAGTGCGCTGCTGCAAGGAACACCGCTGGAGCCATTGGCTCCGGTGTTCAGTGGGCGATTGAATGACAACCCGCTGTTGGTGTTTTTGCTTAAGTAG
- a CDS encoding oxidative damage protection protein, translating into MTRTVMCRKYKEELPALERPPYPGAKGQDIYDHVSAKAWGDWLKHQTLLINEKRLNMMNAEDRKYLAGEMDKFFSGEEYAKADGYVPPAQ; encoded by the coding sequence ATGACCCGCACCGTAATGTGCCGCAAGTACAAAGAAGAACTGCCAGCCCTGGAACGCCCTCCTTACCCAGGCGCCAAGGGCCAGGACATCTACGACCACGTCAGCGCCAAAGCATGGGGCGACTGGCTGAAACACCAGACCCTGCTGATCAACGAAAAACGCCTGAACATGATGAACGCCGAAGACCGCAAATACCTGGCGGGCGAGATGGACAAGTTCTTTTCCGGCGAGGAATACGCCAAGGCCGACGGCTACGTGCCACCTGCTCAATAA
- a CDS encoding AsmA family protein translates to MKAFGKILGLVLLGLLLIIVALGFALTHLFDPNDYKEEIRQIARDKAHIELTLNGDIGWSLFPWLGLELHEASVATLTAPTQPFADLQMLGLSVRVLPLLRREVQMSDVRVEGLNLRLNRDKQGHGNWEDIGKNAPVATTDTAAPVQPASEAKPEKPAQPIRLDIDSLTINNARIEYNDEQTGKQFSAESIQLSAGAVHEGASIPVKLTAFFGSNQPVMRVKTELNGNLRIQRALKRYQFEDMRLSGEATGEPLQGKTVTFSTQGQLLVDLAANIAEWTNLKLSANQLRALGELKVNDLDKTPQLSGALSIAQFDLAKFLDSVGNPLPPMAEGSLSKVELVSRLKGTPTSAALEDLTLKLDASTFTGRVAVDDFAKQSLRVQLKGDTFNADNYLPAKSESAKGATAARQAEVQNSEAGAMAAGGTTPLPDAPTKGAWSTDKLLPLAHLRKLDVNADLAFGELTLSKLPIQNAVLKASGIDGQLKLDTLSGGLYNGSFQANGTLDVRQDIPVLALQSRIKQVPVERILQAQGQTPPVKGQVTLDSNLSGRGNSQKALIDSLNGTASFVINNGVLLNANLEQQLCTGIAMLNRKTLSGEQRGKDTPFQELKGNLTFRNGVANNPDLKVRIPGLAVNGNGDIDLRVLGMDYRVGIIVEGDQREVPDPACEVGSNFRNIEVPLRCRGPLELGAKACRLDKDGLSQVAIKAAGNKLSEKLEEKLDKVNPQLKDALKGLFKR, encoded by the coding sequence ATGAAAGCGTTCGGCAAAATCCTGGGTCTGGTACTTCTCGGGCTGTTGCTGATCATTGTGGCTCTGGGCTTTGCCCTGACCCATCTTTTCGATCCCAACGACTACAAAGAAGAGATTCGCCAGATCGCCCGCGACAAGGCCCACATCGAGCTGACGCTCAATGGCGATATCGGCTGGAGCCTGTTCCCCTGGCTTGGCCTTGAACTGCATGAAGCCAGCGTGGCGACCCTGACCGCCCCGACCCAGCCCTTCGCCGACCTGCAAATGCTCGGCCTGTCGGTGCGCGTACTGCCGCTGCTGCGCCGCGAAGTACAGATGAGCGACGTGCGCGTCGAAGGCCTGAACCTGCGCCTCAACCGTGACAAGCAGGGCCATGGCAACTGGGAAGACATCGGCAAGAACGCGCCAGTGGCCACCACCGATACGGCCGCCCCCGTGCAACCAGCATCCGAGGCCAAGCCAGAGAAGCCGGCCCAGCCCATCCGCCTGGACATCGACAGCCTGACGATCAACAACGCCCGCATCGAATACAACGACGAGCAGACCGGCAAGCAGTTCAGCGCCGAGAGCATCCAGTTGAGCGCCGGCGCCGTGCACGAAGGCGCCAGCATTCCGGTGAAACTCACCGCATTCTTCGGCAGCAACCAGCCAGTGATGCGCGTCAAGACCGAGCTCAATGGCAACCTGCGCATCCAGCGCGCCCTCAAACGCTACCAGTTCGAAGACATGCGACTCAGTGGCGAAGCCACCGGCGAACCGCTGCAAGGCAAGACCGTGACCTTCTCGACCCAAGGCCAGTTGCTGGTCGACCTGGCGGCCAACATCGCGGAGTGGACCAACCTCAAGCTCTCGGCCAACCAACTGCGGGCGCTGGGCGAACTGAAAGTCAATGACCTGGACAAGACCCCGCAACTCAGCGGCGCCCTGTCCATCGCCCAGTTCGACCTCGCCAAGTTCCTCGACAGCGTCGGCAACCCACTGCCACCAATGGCCGAGGGCAGCCTGAGCAAAGTGGAGCTGGTCAGCCGCCTCAAGGGCACCCCCACCAGCGCGGCACTGGAAGACCTGACCCTTAAACTCGACGCCAGCACTTTTACCGGCCGTGTCGCTGTGGACGATTTCGCCAAGCAGTCGCTGCGCGTGCAACTCAAGGGCGACACCTTCAACGCCGACAATTACCTGCCGGCCAAGTCTGAATCCGCCAAGGGCGCAACCGCCGCCCGCCAGGCCGAAGTGCAGAACAGCGAAGCCGGCGCCATGGCCGCCGGTGGCACCACACCGCTGCCGGACGCACCGACCAAAGGCGCCTGGAGCACTGACAAACTGCTGCCCTTGGCCCATCTGCGCAAGCTGGACGTGAATGCCGACCTCGCCTTCGGCGAACTGACCCTGAGCAAACTGCCGATCCAGAATGCCGTGCTCAAAGCTTCAGGCATCGATGGCCAGCTCAAGCTCGACACCCTGAGCGGCGGCCTCTACAACGGCAGCTTCCAGGCCAACGGCACGCTGGATGTGCGCCAGGATATTCCAGTGCTGGCGCTGCAAAGCCGGATCAAGCAGGTGCCGGTCGAACGCATCCTGCAAGCCCAGGGGCAAACGCCACCGGTCAAAGGACAGGTCACTCTTGACAGCAATCTCAGCGGCCGTGGCAACAGCCAGAAGGCACTGATCGACAGCCTCAACGGCACCGCCAGTTTTGTGATCAACAACGGTGTGCTGCTCAACGCCAACCTTGAACAACAACTGTGCACGGGCATTGCCATGCTCAACCGCAAGACCCTGAGCGGCGAACAGCGCGGCAAGGACACACCGTTCCAGGAACTCAAAGGCAACCTGACCTTCCGTAACGGCGTGGCCAACAACCCCGACCTGAAAGTGCGCATCCCGGGCCTGGCGGTCAACGGCAACGGCGACATCGACCTGCGCGTGCTGGGCATGGACTACCGCGTCGGCATCATCGTCGAAGGCGACCAGCGCGAAGTCCCGGACCCGGCCTGCGAAGTGGGCTCCAACTTCCGCAACATCGAAGTGCCGCTGCGCTGCCGTGGCCCGCTGGAACTGGGCGCCAAGGCCTGTCGCCTGGATAAGGACGGCTTGAGCCAGGTCGCGATCAAGGCAGCGGGCAACAAGCTCAGCGAGAAGCTGGAAGAGAAGCTCGACAAGGTTAACCCCCAGCTCAAAGATGCTTTGAAAGGCCTGTTCAAACGATGA
- a CDS encoding ABC transporter substrate-binding protein encodes MFKHLLLALASTCVLMVGNAQAEEPSDASLVLLTENFPPYNMAKNGKNFAKEENIEGIAVDIVRETFKRAGISYNLTLRFPWERIYKLALEKPGYGVFVMARLPDREALFKWVGPIGPDDWVLLAKSDSKIKLDDLEHARRYKIGAYKGDAIAETLEKQGLNPVVVLRDQDNAQKLLDGQIDLWATGDPAGRYLARQVGVTGLKTVLRFNSAQLYLALNKDVPDELVAKLQAALDQLRKDGAVDEIMARYL; translated from the coding sequence ATGTTCAAACACCTGCTGCTCGCCCTCGCCAGCACCTGCGTGCTTATGGTCGGTAACGCCCAAGCCGAAGAACCGTCTGACGCCTCCCTGGTGTTGCTGACGGAAAACTTTCCGCCCTACAACATGGCGAAAAATGGCAAGAATTTTGCCAAGGAAGAGAACATCGAAGGCATCGCCGTGGACATCGTGCGCGAGACCTTCAAGCGTGCCGGCATTTCCTACAACCTGACCCTGCGTTTCCCTTGGGAGCGAATCTACAAGCTCGCCCTGGAAAAACCTGGCTACGGCGTGTTCGTGATGGCGCGCCTGCCGGACCGCGAAGCGCTGTTCAAGTGGGTCGGCCCCATCGGTCCGGATGACTGGGTGCTGTTGGCCAAGTCCGACAGCAAGATCAAGCTGGATGACCTGGAACACGCGCGCCGCTACAAGATCGGCGCCTACAAGGGTGACGCTATCGCTGAGACTCTGGAGAAACAGGGCCTCAACCCGGTGGTGGTGTTACGTGACCAGGACAACGCGCAAAAGCTGCTGGATGGGCAGATCGACTTGTGGGCCACGGGCGACCCGGCCGGGCGTTACCTGGCGCGTCAGGTCGGTGTGACGGGGCTCAAGACGGTGTTGCGGTTCAACAGCGCGCAGCTCTATCTGGCGTTGAACAAGGACGTGCCGGACGAGCTTGTGGCCAAGCTGCAGGCAGCGTTGGATCAGCTACGCAAGGACGGTGCAGTGGATGAGATCATGGCGCGTTATCTCTAG
- the hisF gene encoding imidazole glycerol phosphate synthase subunit HisF — MALAKRIIPCLDVDNGRVVKGVKFENIRDAGDPVEIARRYDEQGADEITFLDITASVDGRDTTLHTVERMASQVFIPLTVGGGVRTVQDIRNLLNAGADKVSINTAAVFNPEFVGEAAQHFGSQCIVVAIDAKKVSGPGETPRWEIFTHGGRKPTGLDAVEWAMKMEGLGAGEILLTSMDQDGMKNGFDLGVTRAISDALGIPVIASGGVGNLQHLADGVIEGHASAVLAASIFHFGEYTVPEAKAYMAARGIVVR, encoded by the coding sequence ATGGCGCTGGCCAAACGCATCATCCCTTGCCTGGACGTCGACAATGGTCGCGTGGTCAAGGGTGTCAAGTTCGAGAACATCCGTGACGCCGGCGACCCGGTGGAAATCGCCCGTCGCTACGATGAGCAAGGTGCCGACGAGATTACCTTTCTCGACATCACTGCCAGCGTCGACGGTCGCGACACCACGCTGCATACCGTCGAGCGCATGGCCAGCCAGGTGTTTATCCCGCTGACCGTGGGCGGTGGTGTGCGCACCGTGCAAGACATCCGCAACCTGCTCAATGCCGGCGCGGACAAGGTTTCGATCAACACCGCTGCGGTGTTCAACCCGGAATTCGTCGGCGAAGCCGCGCAGCATTTCGGCTCGCAGTGCATCGTGGTGGCCATCGACGCCAAGAAAGTCTCCGGTCCGGGCGAAACCCCGCGCTGGGAGATCTTCACCCACGGCGGTCGCAAGCCCACCGGCCTGGACGCGGTGGAGTGGGCGATGAAGATGGAAGGCCTGGGCGCCGGTGAAATCCTGCTGACCAGCATGGACCAGGACGGTATGAAAAACGGCTTCGACCTGGGCGTGACCCGTGCCATCAGCGATGCGCTGGGCATTCCGGTGATCGCGTCGGGTGGCGTCGGCAACCTGCAGCACTTGGCCGACGGCGTGATCGAAGGCCACGCCAGCGCGGTGCTGGCGGCGAGTATTTTCCACTTTGGCGAATACACCGTTCCCGAGGCCAAGGCTTACATGGCTGCGCGCGGTATCGTCGTTCGCTAA